The segment CCTCGCGCCGCTGGGCGTCAGGTGTGGGCCGCCACAGGCCGGTCGCCTCAAGCCGTTGATATTCGTTCAGCGCTGTCATTGTGGGCTGCTCTGCCTCTTGTCCGAACGAATCGTAACATGACGCAGACCACGGGGGCAATGCGACTGGAGCGGAGCGGACCGTGTGCAGCCCCGCCGATCCGCCTTAACCTTGGGGAACTCAGGTCATTTGCTCAGATCGATTTGGCGCGCTCGCGCAGGGCGAATTTCTGGATCTTCCCGGTCGAGGTCTTGGGAAGTTCCTCGAACACCACGTGTTTCGGAGTCTTGAACCCGGCCAGCTTGCTGCGGGCAAAGGTGATCAGGTCCGCCTCACTCACACCACTGCCTGGCTTTAGTTCGACAAAGGCGCAGGGCACTTCGCCCCATTTATCGTCCGCTTTGGCCACCACGGCACATAGATTGACCGCCTCATGCCCCATTAATGCGGCCTCAACTTCGACGGACGAGATATTTTCCCCGCCCGAGATAATGATATCCTTGGCGCGGTCGGCGATCTGCATGTGTCCATCCGGGTGCAGAACTGCAATGTCGCCGGTGCGAAAATAGCCGCCCTTGAAACTATCGGCCGTGGCCTCGGGGTTCTTGAAATAGCCCTTCATCACGCCATTGCCGCGAAAGGCGATCTCGCCCTTGGCACCCGCATCGCGCGGGATTTCGCTCAGGGTGTCATCCACCACGGTCACATGCTCAAAAAACGGCATCGCTACACCCTGCCGCGCCTTGATTGCGGCGCGGTCATCGCCCTGTAGGTGATCCCATGCGCCGGACCACAGGCATTCGGTGCCGGGGCCATAGGTTTCCGTCAGCCCGTAGACCTGTGTGACGTTGAAACCCATCGGCTCGATCTTGGCCAGCGTTGCGGGGGCGGGTGGCGCGCCTGCGGTAAACACCTCGACCACGTGGTCGAAATCACGGCGCTGTTCGGCGGGCGCGTTGACCAGCATGTTCAGCACGATTGGCGCGCCGCCGAAATGCGTCACGCCTTCGTCGGCGATGGCGTTGTAGATCGCGGGCGCGGTGATGTCGCGACAGCCAACAATTGTGCCGCCCAGGACCGGCATCATCCAAGTGTGGCACCAGCCGTTGCAGTGAAACAGCGGCACGATGGTCAGGTAGACCGGATGCAGCACCATGCGCCAACTTACGATCTGGCCCATGGCGTTCAGATAGGCGCCGCGATGATGGTAGACCACGCCCTTGGGCCGCCCGGTGGTGCCGGAGGTGTAGTTGAGTGCCAGGCTCTCCCATTCATCCTCGGGCATGATCCAGTCAAAGTCGGGATCGCCCTGCGCCAGCAGATCCTCGTAGGTCTGGTATTGTCCTGTGGCTGGGTAGCCGCCGTGATCGTCCGGCACCTCGATCAGGACGGGCCGGGCGGTGACCACCTGTGCCAGCGCCGCCTCGGCCAGCGGCAGGAACTGCGTATCCACCAACACAATCCGTGCGCCGCCATGCCCAAGGATATAGGCGACGGTTTCGGTTTCCAGCCGGGTGTTTATGGTGTTGAGTACGGCACCACAGGCGGGCACACCAAAATGCGCCTCGGCCTGTGGCGGCAGGTTCGGGATCAGCGTCGCCACGACATCACCGGGGTTGACCCCCAGCCCGGCCAATGCAGAAGCCAGCCGGGTACAGCGCGTATGATATTCGGCGTAGGATTTGCGATGTGGGCCGTAGATCACTGCCGGGTGATCGGCAAAAACGTCGGCCGCACGTTTGAGAAACGACAATGGTGTCAGCGGCGTGTAATTTGCCGCACATTTGTCCAATCCGGTTTCGTCAGCCAGCCAGCCCATTCGTATCCCCCCGTGTTGATGTGGCGACAACTATGCGCGGCTTTCGCAGAGTTGAAAAGCCGGAGATTCCCCCGGCGGGCTGTTGCGCCGTGATCCACACCCGGCCTAATCTGCGCCATGATCATTTCACCCGGTCGCGGCTATATCTTTGTCCATATCCCTAAGACTGGCGGCACCTCGATGGCGCGGGCTCTTGAGGCGCGGGCACAGCGCGACGACATCCTGATTGGCGACACACCAAAGGCGCGGCGCAGACGGTCGCGACTTCGGGCGCTGGCCCCGCGCGGACGGCTGTGGAAACACAGTACGCTGGCTGATATCGACGGCGTTCTGACGCCTGCAGAGATCGCTGGACTGTTCACTTTTACCCTGGTGCGCAACCCGTGGGACCGGATGGTAAGCTATTATCATTGGCTGCGGGTTCAGGAGTTTGATCACGCGGCGGTCAAACTGGCAAAGCTCACCGATTTCTGCGGGTTTGTGATGGACCCGGACACCGCCACCAGTCTGCGCCGGCAGACCTATGTCAGCTATATGTGCGATATCGAGGGCGCCGAGCAGGCCAGCGCGTATCTGCGACTCGAGCATTTGGAGGCGGATATGGCGCCGTTGGTGGCGTTGCTGGGTTTTGTTCCCGAAATCCCGCGTGATAACCGGTCACCTGATCGGGCCAGAGATTACCGCGCGCATTACACTGCCATCACGGCTGAGCGTGTTGCGGATATCTGCGACACTGACATCGCGCGCTTTGGATATCAGTTCGACGGATGAGTTCGGGTCGCGGTGTTGCAGGCCGCGTCGTCAGAATGTCGGCGGGGTGCAGGCGCTGATCAGGACGCAATCCTCGGACCCGATATTGCGAAAACGATGCGGCAGGCGGCTGTCAAAAATGTAGCCGTCGCCGGGGTTGAGCACGCGCACATCGTCCCCCACATGAACTTCGATGATGCCGCGCATGACAACGCCCGCCTCTTCGGCCTCGTGCGACAATGGCTCGGGTCCGGTATCGGCACCGGGGGGGTAAGTTTCGTGCAGCATTTGAATTGCATGGCGCGCCGCATCGCCCAACTGGCGCAGTGACACGCGGCCAGCGCGGACACCAAGCCCCAGATCCTGGGGCGACAGTTCGGTAAATTCGTCAGCGGTGTAAAAGTGTTTCGGCGCGTTGGTCTGTTCCAGTTCGGAAAAGAATTCGGACAGCGGCATCGGGATCGCATCCAGTAGACGCTTTAGCGACGAGACCGAGGGTGATGTTTTGTTCTGCTCCATCAGGGACACGGCGCCACTGGTCATGCCGGCCCGCGATGCCAGTTCGCGCTGGGACAGGCCGCGTTCCTCGCGCACTGCCTTGAGTCGGCTGCCAATGTCGAGCGTCATTCCATCTCCGATTCGTGCTTAGAATACTCAACATAGTTCTGCTGTTGCGGATTAAGCAGAAATTTCATCCGGATTCCAGCGTGGTATGGGGATTTCGGATCAGATCGCAACAGGATTGACAATTATAATCGTCAACTGCATAGAATATTCATCTATTGGCAACCCGCATCGGAGTCCCTTCCATGGCCACCCAACCTCGCAAAACCACCACGCGCAAACCTGCGGCGTCCAGGAAGACAGCGACCGCACAGGCGGCTGGGCTCGACAAAACCACGTCGCGCGTTGCGGCGCAGAGCATCGCTGCCGCGACCGAAATGGCCGCCAAGTCCAGCAACGCCGCCCTGATGGCGCGACGCGACGCGGCGGTGCCGCGCGGTGTCGCATCGGCTGCGGCGGGAGTATTTGCCGATTATGCCGAGAATTCGGAGCTGTGGGATGTCGATGGCAAGCGTTATATCGACTTTGCCGGCGGCATCGCGGTTCTGAACACTGGCCACCGGCACCCAAAAGTGGTTGCCGCAGCCAAGCTGCAAGAGGACCGGTTCACCCACACCTCGTTCCAGGTCGTCCCCTACGAGCCTTATGTGGCACTGGCGGAAAAGCTGAACGAACTCGCGCCCGGCAATTTTGCCAAAAAGTCGCTGCTGGTCACCACCGGCGCCGAAGCGGTTGAAAACGCGGTCAAGATAGCCCGCGCCGCGACTGGCCGCCCCGGTGTGATCGCCTTTACCGGCGGCTACCATGGCCGTACGCTGCTGACGCTGGGCATGACCGGCAAGGTGACGCCCTACAAGCGCGACATCGGCCCGTTCCCGTCCGACATCTACCGCGCGCCGTTCCCCGATGCGCGCCATGGCATCACCGTGGCCGATGCCATCCAGGGTCTGAAAACCCTGATGCTGACCGATGCGCAGCCCGAACGCATTGCCTGCATCATCCTGGAACCCGTGCTGGGCGAAGGTGGCTACGTCCCGGTCCCGACCGAGATGTGGCAGGCGCTGCGCGCGGTCTGTGACGAGCATGGCATCCTGTTGATTTCCGACGAAATTCAGGCCGGTTTTGGCCGTACCGGGACCTGGTTCGCGATCGAGCATTCGGGCGTCGTGCCGGACCTGATCACTGTGGCGAAATCCATGGCCGGCGGCTATCCCATCGCCGGCGTGATCGGTCGGGCTGACGTGATGGACGCCATGGCACCCGGCGGTCTGGGCGGAACCTACGGCGGCTCACCTGTCGCCTGCGCTGCGGCACTCGCCGCCATCGACGCGATCGAGAGCGAGGGGCTGCTGGCCCGCTCGACCGCCATGGGCGAGATGTTCCGCGCCCGCCTGTCGGAAATCGGTGCCCGCAGCGCGCCCTACCGGATGTGGGATATTCGCGGCATTGGTGCGATGCTGGCGGTTGAGTTCGTCACCGATTTCGACACTGCCACCCATGACGCCGCACTGACCAAGGCGGTTGTTGCCGAGGCGCTTAAGCGCGGGCTGATCCTGCTGTCCTGCGGGATGCACGGCAATGCGCTGCGCATCATGGTGCCGCTGACCGCATCCGACGCTCTGCTCGAAGAGGGGCTGGTGATCTTTGAAGAGGCGCTGGCCGCAGCTATCGCATCCGAGACCATGTAACGCCGACCCCAACGGCACAATTCCCAATACATGGTTACGGATTTTGGCGCACCCTTTGCCGGGTGCGCCATTTTTTATGCGGCGGTCCCAAAACCGCGCCGACTGTGTTGGACGCAGGAAAAAGATTGTGGACATTGCAGGGGCAAACCGTGACGGTCGGCCCAAATGACGTGTGCGTTGTCGGTGTGAAGACGAACCGGGAGCGTCACGGCCTGATATTATTGTGAGAGATACCAGAACATTGACGCGTCCCCCAATCCGCATTGCCGTTGACATCGGTGGCACCTTCACTGATCTCGAATTACGCAATGCGGCCACCGGGCGGACGCACAGCCTGAAATCCCCGACCACACCGGATGACCCGGCGCGGGGCCTGTCAGATGCCATTGCAATGGCGCGTGAGGCGTTCGGTTTTGCCAATGCCGACATTGACGTGATCCTGCATGGCACCACCATTGCCACCAATGCAGTGCTGACCCGCGATCTGCCGCGCGGCGCGCTGATCACCACCGCCGGGTTTGAGGATGTGCTGGAAATCGGGCGCCACGCCCGCACCGACATCTACGCGTTAAAGGGGCCCGAGCGGTCGCTGCTGGTGCCGCGCCACCGCCGTTTTGGTGCGCCGGGACGGATCGGTTCTGGCGGGGAAGAAGTGCAACCGCTGGACCTGACCGCTCTGGACGTGGTGATCGACAGGGTTGCGGCGAGCGGCGTGGGCAGTTGCGCGATCTGCCTGCTCAACGCGTTCACCAATCCGGCGCATGAGATCGCCATTCGCGAGCGTCTGAAGGCGCGGTGCCCGGACATGGCGGTGTCCTGTTCGCACGAGGTGTCACCCGAGATCCGCGAATTTGAACGCACGGCAACCACGGTTCTGAATGCGCTGCTGGTGCCGGTGATCGATCGATACGTGACCGCCCTGCGCAAGCGGCTGAGCGCCGAGGGGATCACCGCGCCGGTCTATCTGATCCAGTCAAATGGCGGCGCGATCAGCCTGGATATGGCGGTGGCGGCACCGGTCAAGCTGCTGCTGTCGGGGCCATCGGGCGGGGTCCTCGCGGCGGAACGTCTTGCGGGGGTGCTGGGCGATCCGAATGTTGTGGGCGTTGACATGGGCGGCACCAGTTATGACGTTGCTGTGGTCGCGGATGGCCACCGTACCGTGGTCACTCAGGGCGAAATTGACGGACTGCCCGTCCGCGTTCCGATGGTCGAGATGCACACCATTGGCGCGGGGGGCGGCTCTATCGCCTATGTCGACGCGTCGGGTCGGTTGCAGGTCGGCCCACGCAGCGCCGGGGCGGTGCCGGGGCCGGTCTGCTATGGCAAAGGCGGGGTCGAGCCGACTGTAACGGACGTGAACCTGATCCTTGGCCGTCTGGATGCCGCAACCTTTCTGGGCGGTCGGTTCGCGCTGGATCTGGATGGCGCGCGTGCCGCCCTGCACAGCCGGATCGAGGTGCCATTGGGGCTGACCCCTGACCATGCGGCCGCAGGTATTCTGGCGGTGGTCAACGCGCGACTCGCCGCGTCGATCAAGTTTTCGCTTTTTGCGCGTGGCCTTGATCCGCGCGACTTTGCGCTGATGTCCTTTGGCGGCGCAGG is part of the Puniceibacterium sp. IMCC21224 genome and harbors:
- a CDS encoding AMP-binding protein, which gives rise to MGWLADETGLDKCAANYTPLTPLSFLKRAADVFADHPAVIYGPHRKSYAEYHTRCTRLASALAGLGVNPGDVVATLIPNLPPQAEAHFGVPACGAVLNTINTRLETETVAYILGHGGARIVLVDTQFLPLAEAALAQVVTARPVLIEVPDDHGGYPATGQYQTYEDLLAQGDPDFDWIMPEDEWESLALNYTSGTTGRPKGVVYHHRGAYLNAMGQIVSWRMVLHPVYLTIVPLFHCNGWCHTWMMPVLGGTIVGCRDITAPAIYNAIADEGVTHFGGAPIVLNMLVNAPAEQRRDFDHVVEVFTAGAPPAPATLAKIEPMGFNVTQVYGLTETYGPGTECLWSGAWDHLQGDDRAAIKARQGVAMPFFEHVTVVDDTLSEIPRDAGAKGEIAFRGNGVMKGYFKNPEATADSFKGGYFRTGDIAVLHPDGHMQIADRAKDIIISGGENISSVEVEAALMGHEAVNLCAVVAKADDKWGEVPCAFVELKPGSGVSEADLITFARSKLAGFKTPKHVVFEELPKTSTGKIQKFALRERAKSI
- a CDS encoding sulfotransferase family 2 domain-containing protein, coding for MIISPGRGYIFVHIPKTGGTSMARALEARAQRDDILIGDTPKARRRRSRLRALAPRGRLWKHSTLADIDGVLTPAEIAGLFTFTLVRNPWDRMVSYYHWLRVQEFDHAAVKLAKLTDFCGFVMDPDTATSLRRQTYVSYMCDIEGAEQASAYLRLEHLEADMAPLVALLGFVPEIPRDNRSPDRARDYRAHYTAITAERVADICDTDIARFGYQFDG
- a CDS encoding cupin domain-containing protein, which encodes MTLDIGSRLKAVREERGLSQRELASRAGMTSGAVSLMEQNKTSPSVSSLKRLLDAIPMPLSEFFSELEQTNAPKHFYTADEFTELSPQDLGLGVRAGRVSLRQLGDAARHAIQMLHETYPPGADTGPEPLSHEAEEAGVVMRGIIEVHVGDDVRVLNPGDGYIFDSRLPHRFRNIGSEDCVLISACTPPTF
- the gabT gene encoding 4-aminobutyrate--2-oxoglutarate transaminase, producing the protein MAAKSSNAALMARRDAAVPRGVASAAAGVFADYAENSELWDVDGKRYIDFAGGIAVLNTGHRHPKVVAAAKLQEDRFTHTSFQVVPYEPYVALAEKLNELAPGNFAKKSLLVTTGAEAVENAVKIARAATGRPGVIAFTGGYHGRTLLTLGMTGKVTPYKRDIGPFPSDIYRAPFPDARHGITVADAIQGLKTLMLTDAQPERIACIILEPVLGEGGYVPVPTEMWQALRAVCDEHGILLISDEIQAGFGRTGTWFAIEHSGVVPDLITVAKSMAGGYPIAGVIGRADVMDAMAPGGLGGTYGGSPVACAAALAAIDAIESEGLLARSTAMGEMFRARLSEIGARSAPYRMWDIRGIGAMLAVEFVTDFDTATHDAALTKAVVAEALKRGLILLSCGMHGNALRIMVPLTASDALLEEGLVIFEEALAAAIASETM
- a CDS encoding hydantoinase/oxoprolinase family protein: MTRPPIRIAVDIGGTFTDLELRNAATGRTHSLKSPTTPDDPARGLSDAIAMAREAFGFANADIDVILHGTTIATNAVLTRDLPRGALITTAGFEDVLEIGRHARTDIYALKGPERSLLVPRHRRFGAPGRIGSGGEEVQPLDLTALDVVIDRVAASGVGSCAICLLNAFTNPAHEIAIRERLKARCPDMAVSCSHEVSPEIREFERTATTVLNALLVPVIDRYVTALRKRLSAEGITAPVYLIQSNGGAISLDMAVAAPVKLLLSGPSGGVLAAERLAGVLGDPNVVGVDMGGTSYDVAVVADGHRTVVTQGEIDGLPVRVPMVEMHTIGAGGGSIAYVDASGRLQVGPRSAGAVPGPVCYGKGGVEPTVTDVNLILGRLDAATFLGGRFALDLDGARAALHSRIEVPLGLTPDHAAAGILAVVNARLAASIKFSLFARGLDPRDFALMSFGGAGGLHAIEVARELGITRVIFPRDPSTFSAHGILQSDIQHDLSLTDILRLAPQNLPEIRAMAADLRTKGAALLDADGMDAGTRDLSLSADLRYRGQAFELLTPLPDGPIDDATLIELRTRFEELHRQRFSFDDPDEAVELVTLRLTATGRLSTPETASEAVHDTAIASPPTQRRVHLDGAWREAPVHRQDSLSPGLRITGPAVIEQAYTTMLICSDWVLTVTPSGDLIATEEPST